From the genome of Ardenticatenales bacterium:
CGAGGTAGGGCGTGTTTGCCTGTAAGATGGCGGGAGCCAACGGCACGGTGATGGCCTGCCGTTCCTGCCCCAGGGTGAATGTTGCTTCCGCTTCCGCCAGTGGTTGGCTCTGGTTGTCGCCGCTGACCAGGCGCACGGCCAGCGCCGCGCTGTCGCTGCCACCTTCCGCGGCGCTGAGGTAGTTGAAGCGCACGCCGGTGACGGTGGCTGCGTTCGAGACCAGGGAGTCGGGCAGGGTGAAGGAGAGATTGAGCGGTAGGCTCTCCGGCATCAGGTCGTACCCTTTGAGGGGGAGCTGGATTTCGCCGGGCTGCCCATCCACTTCGTACACCAGTGACGCACCGCTGCGCAAGTTTTGATACATCCACTCGGATGCGGCGACGCGCGTTACCGGTTGGTGGTAAATCTGCACGAAGGCGTAGGCCCAGAGGAGGCTGGGGACGAAGGCGATCATGGCGAGGAGGGCAACGCCGAGGCGGTAGAGGGGGCGGCGGTTAGGGGCGGCGCCGGCCTTGCGCCAGAGTTCTACGAGTGCCCACCCCGCCAGCAGTAGGAGGAAGGGGTAGAGGGGGAGGAAGTAGCGGATGGATTTGACCCAGCGGGTAGCCATGAAGAGGAAGTAGAGGCCGATCCAGGCGACGGGGAGGGCGTGCGCCAGCCAGTCCGGTTTGCCGCGAATGATGCGCCACAAGGCCCAAAGGAAGCCGATCCAGGCGAGAATGCCGGCACTCAACCCCATCCCATACAGCACCATATTGCTCAACGGAAAGACGATGGGCGCGCGGTCCGTCCATTGCAGCGCCGGTGGGAAGCTGGCATCCGGGCTTTGCAGCCGCTGGATTTCTTCCATGTTGCTGCGCCAGGCGGGGTTGAAACCCACCAGCGTCTTGGCGACGATGGTCAGCAGGCCGGGTTCCGTGCCTGTTTCTTGCAACGCAATAGACCGGACCATGGCCGGGTCCTGGAAGGCGTAGGGCTGCGCCAGGCGGAACACGAGCAGCGACATCAGGGCGGCCAGGGCCACGCCGATGATGGCCCGCTGCACATCCGTGTAGCCGGCTTCGCTGGAGAGATAGCGAAGCCCCTGGTAGCCGGCAGCCTGGCCGCGGCGCGCCAGCCAGACGATGGCGGCGACGCCCGCGAGCATTGCCACGGGCGCGACATTGATGCGCGAGGCCACGACCAGCCCCAACCCCAGGCCAAACAGGAGCCACCAGCGCTTCTTCTCCCCGGCGGCGGCGGCGCGCACGGCCGTGTACATGGTCATGGTGGTGAGCGCGGCGGCCCAGTTGTCCATGGTGAAGAAGTGGGATTGCTGGATGGGCATGACGGCCACGGCCAGGAAGAGTGCGCCTAGCAACCCGACGCGCCAGTCGTAGAGGCGGCGGCCAATGAGGAAGATGAAGGCCACGGAGAGCAGGTCCACGAGGCCGCTGAGGGCGCGCCCGACGAGGTGAATGCCGTCGTAGGCGGTGAAGGAGTAGTGGCAGAGGGTGTCGAACAGGTCGCAGAACTTGACCGCCCATTCGGCGACGAGGCGGGTGGCCGTCATGGGGAAGTTACCGTAGACGTAGAAGGTCTGGCCGGCATTATATGGATTGAGCGGCGATTCCGAGGTGCGCAGGTAGGTCAGTGGATCCGTGCTGTGCAGTTGGGTTCCGACGATGGTGAGGAACCGCTCATCGGGGTGCAGATGGTTGTCGCCATCCCAGTTGAGGCCGGTGAAGCGGAAATAGGCGGCAAGGATGAGGATGAGTAGCAGGGGGACGAGGGCGATTTGCTCCCAGCTCCAGCGGCGCGGCGGAGGCGTTGGAGGAGTGTCCGTCGTTGCCGTTTGGTCGTTTGGTTCCTCAGGGAGGAGCGTTTGCGGGGAGAGGGCGTCCTGTTCTGGATCGGGCATGGGTCAAGTGAGTCGTGAAAGGGTGGTTTGAGAGTTGGTTTTCCGGTTGCGGCCGCGGCGGCCGGTTTTCCGCTGTTATTTATACACGGTGCTGCCGGCAAAAGCGCAAACTGCGCATGATGATAACCGAGAATGGTCGCCCGGTCGCGGGCGGCTATGAATTCTAACGAATTTATGCGGAAAGGAAAACCGCGCGGCCGGCGAAAAAGGGGTTTCGCGGGCTGGTGACAAAAATCGCCGTTTTGTTACAATCGCATTCCCTAACGGACCCATGCGTGCCGGCATTCGCAATCGACGACCGTCAACTGTCAATTGCCAACCATCAACTGTCAAATGACAACATCTTCCCGGAAGTTGCCGCCCAGGGCCATCATCTGTGACTAAGTTTCCGGGAAGATCATTCTCAGTCCCCCATGTATGTTCATAAGGAGTAAGTTGTGTTCAAGAAACCCCTGAGTATCGTTGCGTTTCTCTTATTGGCGGGCGCGTTTGTGTTGCTGCTTATCGGCAGCGGCGCGGCGCAGGCGGCCTCCACGCTGTCGGCGGGCGATCTGGCTGTCGTTGGCTTCAATTATGATGATCCGGATGAGTTCGCTTTTGTGCTGCTGGTGGACGTGGATGCCGGCACGGAAATAAAGTTCACGGATAATGGTTGGAAAGCGGACAACACCTTCCGCACCGGCGAAGGCATCCTGACGCTCACCGCCAACGTCCCCGTGGCTGCCGGAACCGTCGTGGATATGGTCGCGCCGTTTGCCGGCACGAGCGACTGGTCTACCTCTCTCTCCGGCAGCCTCGCCTTCTCCACCGGCGGCGACCAGATTCTCGTCTACCAGGGCACGGAAGCCAGCCCCACCTTCATCTACGCTCTGAACAGCGAAGGAACCGGTTGGCAGCCGGATGCGACCAATTCCAACACCTCCGCCCTGCCGCTCGGTCTTTCCAACGGCTACACGGCGGTGGCCTTGAACGAGGTGGACAACGCCGTGTACGCGGGGCCGACGGAGGGGACCGTTGTGACGCTGCTGGGCGTGATCGGCAGTACGGTGAACTGGTCGGGGGATGATGGGGTGCGGCAGATAATGCCGGCAGGTCCCTTCACCATTCTCCCCCCCGGCGGCCCCACCCCTACGCCCACGACGCCCCCGCCTTCCTGCGCCACCATTCCCGAAATTCAGGGATCGGGCAACGCTTCCCCGTGCGAAAACCAGTATGTGAGCAACATTGAAGGCTGCATCACAGGCGTCACCAATACCGGCTTTTACTTCCAGGATGAAACAGGCGACGGCGATCCGGCCACGTCCGATGGTATTTATGTCTACCAATACAGCACCTGGACCAATCCGGGCAACTGGGCGATTGGCGACCGGGCCCGTGTCTCCGGTCAGATCATCGAGTATTACGATACGACCGAATTCCAGTCCGGCAATAGCGTGACCATCATTGGCAGTTGCACCCCGCCTGCCGCCGTCACCGTGCCCCCCTACACCGATCCCAACATGAATGCGATGACCTTGTACGAACAGTATGAGGGGATGCGCGTGCAGATGACGTTTGACGGCTGGGTTGTGGGCGCGACCAAGCGTTTTATTTCCGACTTCCCCGCGGGCGACCCGGAAATCGCCTTCGTGGATTTCGGCAGCGCCATACCCGCTTACAGCCGCGTTTTTGAGATGGATTATGCCGGCTACCAGGGCATCAATTACATCAGCGGCGGGTTGGATCAGGATTTGCCCGACCTGGATTTTGGCGATGAAATTGCCGGCACGAACGTCACCGGTGTCTTGGGGTATCAATTCGACAAATACACGCTCCTCGTGGACGTGGCCCCCACGCTGAATACCGTGGACAACGCAGACGTCACGCCGACCAACCCGGACTTGAATGCCCTGGCGCAGGAGTTCGACGTTTGCTCCTTCAACGTCGAGAACCTGTTCGACTACATCAACGACGGTCAGGGTGACTGGGGTGATTGGGCGCCCGGTTGGCCCAACAGTGGTTCGCCCGAAGGTCAGGCGTTGTACGCGACCAAACTGGCGGATACGGCCAGCGTGATCGTCAACGGCATGAAGTCCTGCCAGGTGATAGGCGTGCAGGAAATGGAGGGCAAGCAGCAGGTGTATAACGATCTGGCGGCGGCGGTGGCCGCGCTGACGCCCGGCTACGGTTGGACCGGTGTCTACGTCGAATCGGGCGACGCGCGCGACATCTCGCAGGGCTTCCTCTATCGCAGCGATGTGACCCTGGTGGGTAGCGTCACGCCGGTGAGCGGCGCGCCATACACGTCCTGGGTGGCGGATGGCGTGTTGGACTTCGTGCGTGTTCCGGCGGCGGCGTTGTTCCGTTTCCATGCCGGCACGCCCTTCCAGACTGACATTCATATCTATACCGCGCACTTCAAATCGAAGCGCTCCAGCAATTCTTGCGCCACGCCCGATTGCACGGACGTGCGCGAGAAGGAAGCGGCGGATATGCGCGACATCCTGGCGCATCACCAGGGAGCGGGGGAGCAGGCGATTGGCGGCGGCGACCTGAATGATACGTTTGGCTCTTCGCCGATTGCCATTTTGGAAGCCTCCCCGGACGTGACGACGTTGTATGCGAATCTGCCGGCATCCGCCCGCTGGAGTTACGTGTTCAATGGCGAGAGCGAAGTGCTGGACCACATGTATGCCACAAACAACCTGGTCGGACCGGCGCTGCCATCGCTGCTCTGGCAGTTCAGTTTCAACCCAATCCACGTCCACGCCGACTTCCCCAGCAATGAACGCTCATCCGACCATGATCCGCTGCGTGCGATTTTTGGGGTGCCGGATTTGAGTGATATGCCGGCATTCGGCACAGCCTGGCACAGCTATGATGGCCTGCAACTGGGGGCCACCTGGGACGGCGATGCGAACGACGCTGCCGGCAGCGACAACGCCACGGACGATGGCATTGCCATCCAGGCCACCTACTGGCATCCCTACCAGACCGTGAACGTGGCCGTGAACGTGATGGGCGGCGGCGGTTGGCTGGCCGGCTGGTTCGACTGGAACCTGAACGGCGCGTTCGACCCCGGCGAGATGGGCATCAACAGTGCCGTGAACGCCGGCGCGAACACCGTTGCCGTCACCATTCCCGGCACGGCCCAGATCGGCCTTGGCGCCGTCTCCGTGCTGCCCGCCCGTTTCCGTCTCTACAACAGCCCCACCGACCCCACGGCCATGACAACCGGCGGTGTCGTCGGCGGCGAAGTCGAAGATTACAACTTCAATATTCCCGCTTCCGGCGCGCCCATGCTCAACCTCAGCTACACCTACCAGATGAACAATGGCACGTCCGGCTCCGGCTTCGCCACCTTGTTGGCCGGGCAGACTTTCGTGGACAATGGCACAGGCGGTAACTGGACCTTCCTCAGTAACCCGGCGCGCATCTACCTGCAATACAGCGGTGGCGCCAACTGCGCCGCCCGCGTCCTCGGTTACTTCACCGGTCCCACGACGCTGCAAGGCTATCGACTCTGCCAGGACGGTTCCGGCGCGGTCGGCATTTGGAATGCCACCCGCGTCCTCAGTCCGCAATAAGTGACAAGGGCGCATCCGTACTAAAGATTGGTGATGACGGATGCGCTGGACTGGTGGAAATGGCCGTTGCGCGCGCTAAATTGGTCCAATCTCCAGAGAGCGCTTGAAAAATAAACGGGTAATCGCGAATAGCCCCCTCCCCCCCCCCCGCGGGGGAAGGGGGTTGGGGGATGGGGGGGCTTGCTTAAACCTCCAGACGCGATTACTGGAGCTGTTTCTTAAAGTTCAACAAGCTTCCGGGAAGGGGGTCACTCGCGCAAATCTTCCCGGAAGCTCCGGACTTCCGGGAAGGTGGCCGCTCCAACGGCACAAAAGAAATTGCATCCGGGGCGCACCTGACTATAATGACAGGCAGTCAGGCCGTGATTTTCTGCGGCCATGACGACTTGTTGACGCCAATAGTGAGAGCCGCCTGTCACCATGTTGCTAATGACGCACACTGTACACAGGTGATTCCACCCACTAGCACAAAGAAAGAGTGAATCGAATGGACAATGCAACAGCAGCCCGCATCCTGGTAATTGAAGACGAAGACCGTATCCGCCAGTTTTTGCAACGTGGCTTGACTTATGAAGGGTATCGCGTGGACGCGGCGGCGGATGGGCGCATTGGCTTGGAATTGGCCCGTGATACGCCCCCTGATCTGGTGCTGTTGGACATCATGCTGCCCGGCATTGATGGATTTGAAGTATGCCGACGGCTGCGCGCCGTAAGCAAGGTGCCGATTCTGATGCTCACGGCGAAGGAGTCGATTGAGGATCGGGTGACGGGGCTGGACGCGGGCGCGGATGATTATCTGACAAAGCCGTTTTCGTTTGATGAGTTGCTGGCGCGGGTGCGGGCGCTGTTGCGGCGGGCGCAGCCGGCGAAGCCGCAGGTGTACCGTTTTGCCGACCTGGAATTGGATACGGGGACGCGGCAGGGGCGTCGTGCCGGCAAAACCTTCGACCTCACCGCCAAAGAATACGAACTCCTGGAACTCTTCATGCGTCATCCTCGCCAGGTGCTCACCCGCGACGTCATCTTCGACCGCGTCTGGAACTACGACTTTGGTGGCGAAAGCAACATCATCGAGGTCTACGTCCGCTACCTGCGCCAGAAAACAGAACAAGACGATCTCTCCCGCCTGATACACACCGTCCGTGGCATTGGTTACGTCCTGCGCGAAGAATAACGGGCGCGCCGTTGGCGGGACACTTTGGGTCTACTCATCCTGCCCTTATCTTTTCTCGGTAGAATTCTCCCAGATTTGATTCCGCCTTTGGAGAAACCTTTGTCCATTCGCTTGCGCCTCACCCTCGTCTATACTTTCATCCTCAGCGTCATCATTATCTCCTTTGGCGGCGCTGTCTACATCATTTCCCGCGAGACGCTGTTGGCGGAGGTCGATCAGAGCTTGCAGGAAATAGCCGCGGCGGTGCGCGACCGTAGCCAGGCGGTGACACTGCGTGACCTGCCGATTGTCGTTCTCTCCACCGATGGACTGGATATGTTCCAGTCCGCCTCCTATTTCGTCACGATTGTCGATGAGAATGGACGCTACGTCGACAGTTCGACCAGCCTACGCGGCTACAATCAACTCCTCGATCCTTCCGGTTTGCACCAGGAACCCTATTACAGCATGGTCATGCGCCATAACAGCACGCTGCGCGTCCTTACCGTGCCGCTGGCCGTGACCACCCCCGCGGGAGCCGACATCATCGGCTACGTCCAGGTCGCCACCCTGATCGACGATTACTTGCTGGCGATGCAGCGCCTGCGCCTGACGCTGTTGTTCACGGGAATTGCCGCTATCACCCTTTCGTTGTTTGTAGGCGTCTATGCGTCGCACGGGTATTTGAAGCCGCTGGATGACATTGCGGCTGTTGCGCTGCAAATAACGCGGGCGGACGATCTGGGGCGGCGGCTGCCGGATACGGGGCGGGAAGATGAGATCGGCCACATGACGATGGCCCTGAATATGACGCTGGACCGCCTGGAGAAGTTGTTTCGCTCACAGCAGCGCTTCCTGGCGGATGTGTCGCATGAGTTGCGCACGCCCCTGACGGCGCTGCAAGGGAACGTGGATTTAATGCGCCGCATGGGGGAGGCGGACGAGGAATCGCTGGCAGCCATGCAGGAGGAACTGGCGCGGATGACGCGCCTGGTGGGGGATTTGCTGTTTCTGGCGCGTGCGGACGCCGGCGGCCTGCCGATTCAACGCCAGCCGGTTGATTTTGACACCGTTTTCCTGGATGTGTATCGGCAGGCGCAGCATTTGACGGACAGCGTGCGGATTGAGTTGGTGGAAGTGGATCAGGTGCGCCTGTTGGGGGATGGGGATCGTTTGCGTCAACTCTTGCTCAATCTGGTGGACAATGCGATCAAGTACACGCCCGCGGGGGGCAAAGTGAGTCTGGCGCTGTGCAAGGAAGACGGCATGGCGCGCGTTGAGGTGACGGATACGGGTGTGGGAATTCCGCCAGAACATCTGCCCTTGATTTTTGATCGGTTCTACCGGGTGGATGAGGCGCGCACGCGGATTCAGGGGGGATCAGGATTGGGTTTGTCGATTTCGCATTGGATTGCCCAGGCGCACGGGGGGCGGATTACGGTGACGAGCGAGGTGGGGAAGGGGACGACGTTTGTGTTGTGGCTGCCGGTGCTGCCGGAGGCGCGGCGCGTGATGCCGGCATCTACCACCGAAACGGGCGCGGCGCGGCGGGTATTGGCGGCCATCAGCAGCAACCGCCACGATCTCCCCTGACTGCAATTATCGCCGCAGCAAGATGTAGACGCCAATCAGCACCAGGAATAGGGCGCTGAGAATGCCGGCATCAAACCACCCAAAATTGTTCAGCAGCAGAAAAGCCCCCAACAACATCAGCAGACCCCCTATCAGTAGCGGACGCCCTTCGGACTGACTGAGCCGCTCCACGCTTTCGCTCACCGTCTGCCCCAATGTAGACAGGTTTTGCCGAGCGTATGCGCGCGGTGGCGTGTCCAGGTGCGTCTCGCGCGGCATAATCACCGTCAGCGCCAGGTACAGGAGCGGGCCGAGGCCGCTGGCGGGGATCAGGAGCAAAAACGCAATACGCACCAGCAGCGGGTCAATTTTCATGTAAGCGGCAATGCCACCGCAGACGCCGGCGATGATTTTGTCTGTTTCACTGCGTACAAGTCGATTTTCGGTCATAATGTCGTCAAAAGTGGGTGATTGATTGTTGATGTGGATGGTGACTATTCACGACGACCTTCCCGGAAGTTGTTTTGATGCCAAACGATCTGGATAATGAGGCGTTTGGGGCTTGAAATCGAGCTTCCGGGCAGATCGCCTGGACCATATACCCCAGAGGCAGGATAGTCACTGTGTACGTGCCTATACGACGCTAGATCGTGAAAGTTGCGCCTCAATTGCATCCCCAAATCGTGAGAAGGGTCTCATAATGGTCCACACCCGCCATCATGGGTGTGCTTGGGGGTGGCTGGTTGTGTTATACTGCGCCGCTGATCGGATACGGCGAATGTGCGTCGCCGTTGCACTGTGCGTGTGGAAATTACACACTGCGACAATTTCAATACGACCCGGACTGGCGCAGTCTTCCTACTGTTCCGGTCTCTCTGGAATCAATGCCGGCATCCTGGAAAGAAAACCTCGCCACTTTCATGCAATACCCTCCCATGCGCTTCTTGCTGCCCTGGGCCGTGCGTTTGTTGGCCCCGCGACAGCGCGTGGGTGTGGCGTTGGTTGTGCGCAACGATGCCGGCAATGTCCTCATGCTACGACACGTTTTTCACCCCCACGTCCCCTGGGGACTCCCCGGCGGCTGGCTGAAACGGAACGAAGACCCCGTTATCGGCGCGCTGCGCGAACTGCGCGAAGAAACGGGTCTCCACGCCGTGGTTGGCCCCGTGGTCCATGTGAGTTATGATCCCAAACCGCCGCATATTGGCCTTGCCTATCTCGCCTACGCGAATGGCGCAGAGGCCCTCAACGCGCCGTTGCGCCTGAGCGGCGAGATCCTGGAAGCCGCCTGGTTTCCGCCCCGCGCGTTGCCGCAACCGCTGCTCCCGTTTGTGGCCGCCGCCATCGCCGCGGCTGTGCGGGAAGACGTGTCTCCAGCTTAGGACTGACGATGAAATAAAGTGCGGAATCGCATCGTCAGTTTGCAGGAACGGCAAGGAAACCACTTCGTTGTCTTAAAATTCCGTTCCTTAAAGCTGCACAACGAATAGGATTGCATGACGTATGAACCGACGTTCATCGCCCGGATTGGGACAGTGGCTGACCGTCTCCTTGATGGTCGTGTTCATCATTTTTCTGTTTTTCAAGTTGTATCAGTACACGCAGTTTCAGGCATTTATGCCGGCAGGAATGACCATTGCCGGCGTAGACGTAGGCGGACTCACGCGCGAACAGGCCAGCGACCTGCTCACCGAACGCTACCTGCGCGCCCCCGTCACTGTTTACCACCTCGATACGGCCATCCAGATCGATCCCGTCGATGCCGAATTCCAGCTTGACCTGCCCACCATGCTCAGCGAAGCGGATTTTGAGCGCAGCCAGCAAGATTTCTGGTCCGGCTTCTGGGGCTTTCTCTGGGGGCGTCCCGTCAATGTGAACATGGTAGAACTGCGTGCCACGCACAACCGCGACGCGCTGCGGGACGTGGTGCAACTGATTGCCAGCTCGCTCGATCAGCCGGCACAGCCGCCGCAGCCCGTGCCCACTTCCATGAGCTTCCAGTATGGCGCGTCGGGTACGAAGACGGACATCGAAACCAGTCTGCCGGCCATTGAAAATGCCTTTTATCGCGCCGTGGACCGTGAGGCGACGTTGGTTGTGGACCCGATTGAGGCGCAGCGCCCGGACATTCAACTGCTCGCTCGCCTCATGGTGAACCATTTGCAAGGTTTCAACGGCGTTGCCAGCGTTTTCATCATGGATTTGCAAACGGGCGAGGAGATTTCCTACCAGCCAGATGTGGCCGTCTCTGGCATGGATATGCTCAAACTGCCCATTACGCTGGAAGCGTATCGCTTGCTGGACCCACCCTTGACGCTATCGCAGACCAGTCTCATTTCCAATACGCTGATGCAGCCGGGCAACACGGCGGCAAACCAATTGTTAACGGTTGTTGCCGGCAAAAACGATCCGTTTGCCGGCGCGGACATCGTCACAGAGGATTTGCAGCGATTGGGGCTGGTGGATACCTTCATGGTCGCGCCCTATGATGAAGCGCCACGCCCCACACTGCGCACGCGCCAGACACCCGCCAACCAAAACGCGGAACCGACCGCGAACCCCGATCCCGCGATGCAAACGACGGCGGAAGATATGGCTACGCTGCTGGCAATGCTCTACTACTGCGCCGAGGGTAATGGTGGGGCGCTACGGGCGATGTTTGCCGCCGATTTGACGCAGGGGAAATGTCAGGCGATTATCGACGTGATGACGCGCAACCGCATCGGTAGTCTGATTGAGGAGGGTGTGCCGCCCGATGTGCCCGTGGCGCACCGGCACGGTTGGATCAATGACACGCATGGAGATGCCGGCATCGTCTACTCCCCCAACGGCGCATACGTCATCGTCGTCTTTATGTACAAACCTGACTGGCTCGAATGGGAAATCAGCTCGCCCCTTATCGCCGAACTCTCCCGCGCCACCTACAATTACTTCAACTTCGACAACCCCTTCCTCGGCGGTTGAGTGGAGGCGAAGGCTTTTTCCGTATGTAAACGATCCCATTCCGTACCGAAAAAGCCTCAAGTCAATCCCAAAAACCACGCCTCTTCTGGATCATTATTTTTCTGGAATGGCCTAAATCGAAACGCTCGCTGTTTGATGGATGATTCGCATGAGAAGACAAACCTCCATTAGCACAATCCTCCTGCGCATTCTCCTGCTGCTCGTTTTTCTCGCGGGCGTTGGCTACGCCGGCTATCAGGCGTTCCAGTACTGGCAGGTGCGTGATTTGCTGCCGGTG
Proteins encoded in this window:
- a CDS encoding response regulator transcription factor, yielding MDNATAARILVIEDEDRIRQFLQRGLTYEGYRVDAAADGRIGLELARDTPPDLVLLDIMLPGIDGFEVCRRLRAVSKVPILMLTAKESIEDRVTGLDAGADDYLTKPFSFDELLARVRALLRRAQPAKPQVYRFADLELDTGTRQGRRAGKTFDLTAKEYELLELFMRHPRQVLTRDVIFDRVWNYDFGGESNIIEVYVRYLRQKTEQDDLSRLIHTVRGIGYVLREE
- a CDS encoding HAMP domain-containing protein, producing MSIRLRLTLVYTFILSVIIISFGGAVYIISRETLLAEVDQSLQEIAAAVRDRSQAVTLRDLPIVVLSTDGLDMFQSASYFVTIVDENGRYVDSSTSLRGYNQLLDPSGLHQEPYYSMVMRHNSTLRVLTVPLAVTTPAGADIIGYVQVATLIDDYLLAMQRLRLTLLFTGIAAITLSLFVGVYASHGYLKPLDDIAAVALQITRADDLGRRLPDTGREDEIGHMTMALNMTLDRLEKLFRSQQRFLADVSHELRTPLTALQGNVDLMRRMGEADEESLAAMQEELARMTRLVGDLLFLARADAGGLPIQRQPVDFDTVFLDVYRQAQHLTDSVRIELVEVDQVRLLGDGDRLRQLLLNLVDNAIKYTPAGGKVSLALCKEDGMARVEVTDTGVGIPPEHLPLIFDRFYRVDEARTRIQGGSGLGLSISHWIAQAHGGRITVTSEVGKGTTFVLWLPVLPEARRVMPASTTETGAARRVLAAISSNRHDLP
- a CDS encoding PspC domain-containing protein; translated protein: MTENRLVRSETDKIIAGVCGGIAAYMKIDPLLVRIAFLLLIPASGLGPLLYLALTVIMPRETHLDTPPRAYARQNLSTLGQTVSESVERLSQSEGRPLLIGGLLMLLGAFLLLNNFGWFDAGILSALFLVLIGVYILLRR
- a CDS encoding NUDIX hydrolase; translated protein: MPASWKENLATFMQYPPMRFLLPWAVRLLAPRQRVGVALVVRNDAGNVLMLRHVFHPHVPWGLPGGWLKRNEDPVIGALRELREETGLHAVVGPVVHVSYDPKPPHIGLAYLAYANGAEALNAPLRLSGEILEAAWFPPRALPQPLLPFVAAAIAAAVREDVSPA
- a CDS encoding serine hydrolase; protein product: MNRRSSPGLGQWLTVSLMVVFIIFLFFKLYQYTQFQAFMPAGMTIAGVDVGGLTREQASDLLTERYLRAPVTVYHLDTAIQIDPVDAEFQLDLPTMLSEADFERSQQDFWSGFWGFLWGRPVNVNMVELRATHNRDALRDVVQLIASSLDQPAQPPQPVPTSMSFQYGASGTKTDIETSLPAIENAFYRAVDREATLVVDPIEAQRPDIQLLARLMVNHLQGFNGVASVFIMDLQTGEEISYQPDVAVSGMDMLKLPITLEAYRLLDPPLTLSQTSLISNTLMQPGNTAANQLLTVVAGKNDPFAGADIVTEDLQRLGLVDTFMVAPYDEAPRPTLRTRQTPANQNAEPTANPDPAMQTTAEDMATLLAMLYYCAEGNGGALRAMFAADLTQGKCQAIIDVMTRNRIGSLIEEGVPPDVPVAHRHGWINDTHGDAGIVYSPNGAYVIVVFMYKPDWLEWEISSPLIAELSRATYNYFNFDNPFLGG